From the Hordeum vulgare subsp. vulgare chromosome 1H, MorexV3_pseudomolecules_assembly, whole genome shotgun sequence genome, the window ATTGATTGCTCTTTTGACCGAGTCGGAAAGATAGACGGTTCACCGAATCAACCAACCAAACAAAATTCGTCCTTCCCCACCGTTCTAGCGGACAAATCTCTGCTATGCTCGTGTATAACTTTAGTATATATACGTCCTGTGTTCTCCTCCGGAGTTTTGAATTAAGCAGAGGCACCAAAACACAAGCTACGTGCAAAGTTCAGCCAGACCTTGAGTTGCTACCTACCTGCTAGACACTACACCAGCAATGGCCGGAGCAGCAGACGACGTGAAACTGCTGGGCATGTGGGCGAGCCCGTACGTCCTGCGAGTGCGCCTTGCGCTCAGCATCAAGGGCATCCGTTACGAGTACGCGGAGGAGGACCTTCGGCACAAGAGCGAGCTGCTCCTCCGGTCAAACCCCGTCCATAACAAGGTCCCCGTGCTGATCCACGGCGGCAAGCCCGTCTGCGAGTCGCTGGTCATCCTGCAGTACATCGACGAGGCTTTCGGCGGAGCGGGCCCCGCCCTCCTCCCGGCCGATCCCCACGAGCGCGCCGTCGCCCGGTTCTGGGCCGCCTTCATCGAGGACACGGTATAGGTCGTTCGAATCATCGCTTGTTCGTGTACTTTGAGATTGTGAACGATCGTCTCACAGGCGCGGTTTCGTTATGTGCGTGAGCAGCTCGTGAAGGCGATGAACCAGGCGTCATGGAGCAAGACGGAGGGGGAGAAGGTGGAGGGGAACAAGCAGGCGACTGCTGCGTTGAGGACGTTGGAGGTAGCCCTGAGGGATGTCTCCATGGGGAAGCCCTTCTTTGGAGGCGACAGCGCTGGGTATGTGGACATCGTGCTCGGCGGCCTCCTTGCTGGTGTGCGCGCCATGGAGGCAATACTGGGCGTCAAGGCCTTCGAACCGGAGACCATGCCGCTCCTGGCCGCATGGGCGGACAACTTCGGGGCGCTGGACGCGGTGGCGGCGGTGATGCCGGACGTGGGCAGGCTGGTGGAGCTCTTCGTGATGATGCACGCTCAAATTGCAACCGAGGCCGCCACAACAAACTAATTAGAAAAAAAAATGccattatataatttatttcAGCCTTTCTCGTGGAAATTGCACTTCACTTTTTCATGCTCATCTCGAGTGTTTTTTTTTCGGGAGTATCCAATCGGGCCGTGCCCTGCGTCGACGCACCGGCCGAATTCGGGAGTATCCAATCGGGCAGTGCCCTGCGCCGGCGTGCCGGCCGACACTTTCGGCCGGCCGTGCAGGGGCCGCCCGATCCGTCAGCCGCACATGGCCCGTACTGTTAGATCTATCCATGCAGCAATATTCCTGAATGCAATAAATTTTAGCCACGATGCAACAAATTTTTAtaatggttgcaacaaaaaaatgaTTGTAGCAGAAAATTATCAACGTGACCGTAGAAAAAAAAAGACGTCGATCATGCCTGGTGACAAAACAAAATGttggttgtagcaaaaacaatccgttgaactcgggttgcaactctcacGAATGTGTATGCAATTTTTTTACTGAATGGTTGAATGAACAAACTATTTTGTAAGTCATGAACAGTTTTTTTCAttgatgaatattttttgaattggcGAAATGTTATTCAATTTCATTAACATTTATAATACAAGAACATTTTAAAAATTCATGATGATATTATTATTTTCCGAACATTTGTTTTCAATGTTGAAACACTTTTCAAATAAGCAAACATTTTTTTACAAAATTGTGAACTTCTTTCAAATGcacaaacattttatgatttATTAAACATTTTATATCaattttccatttttttcatttACAAAACTTTTTTAAAgtcctaaattatttaaagtaaaaaagaaagaaaataaagaagaaaaaggaaaagaaattgaAAACAGGCTGCAATACTTGGGCCGGTCCAAACTGGCGCACTGCATCTTCTCCAAGTGCACAGAGTGCGGTATAGGAGGTCCCTACTGCATGGGCCGGTTCAGGCAGGGATTCTCCTGTGTGAAATGTTTTTGTCACGTACAAATGCCATTGATGAATAATTCTTgccaacttcaagagtaatttagATGACGGATGATAAGAAATAGTTTGTGCTTTATTATTATAGGTAGGGATTTATTATTAGGTAGAGATATGTGCTTGTGTGTGAGGCTATAGCTATATTTGAATATAGACGAATTCAAAAGTTAAATATTTGAGCTGAACATATGTTGCCGGACTTACTAGACGAAGAGAAGATACATTCCAAACATAGTCATAATTTTGGAGGTCATTTTCCTATCAAATTATCATTTTTCTATATTTTGAACTGAACTATTAATAAATTGCTAGAATGGCCAGCTCCATGTTTATTTCCATGTTGGTATATCAACTTTCATGAATTTAGaaaatccaagaaaatttcagaaATAATATCTTATTGTAACTTAACACTTGCCAAAAAAAATGGGATAAGGTGGCTACAGGCCCACGCTCGAAATCGCAGGGAACACCCAATTGACGACTAGGCCCAGAAACATCTCATGTCCTCGGGTCTCATACCCCTGTCTATATATTGCTAAATCTCATTCAGCATACTTATAAAATGGTGACGCGATCGCAACGGTCCAGCCTATCTAAGAAGGTCATAGCGGAGACATGCATCCTGGTTTGGGGACCTTTAGTTCGTTTTGGAAAGCTTGTGAAAGCTTTTGTTATTTTGGGGGGCTTTTGGACCGATCTTTGTTTGGTTTCaaacattttttcctttttttattcaaATACGGGGCCAGAGTATGAGAACTCTGATGCTCCGACAACAGTGCAAGGAACCACAAGCAACAACGCGTGGCAGAGGCAACAGACGTCGATGAACTTCAAGACGCATGTATATGCTGGTTTTCTAGTTTGGTGGCCTCGTTCAAGGCCAAATCGTGGGAGGCAAAGCCATTGTTTGAGGTCATGGTGCACGGCGGTGGCGGGAGGTTGTGACGTAGTAGGATTCAGCCAATGGGCAAGGTTGCTAGAAACAAGAGAAGATGACATTTGGAGAGGAGACGTTGGAGAAGTGCATGGATGAACCCATGGACATATGAACCCATTTTTGAATACTCATTTCTAAATGCCAAGAAAAATATGAGACCTTACACCGCTATCGTATCATTACAGTCAATATGCACATGGGTTTGGGATTTCCTCACTCGGAGACGTTGCGTGAACTAGTGTTTTGATTTCCAGTTTGAGTTTTTTTCCGGCCCAGGCCGAGATGACCGAATTTCAgccattttttaaaaaaattggctGAAATTTAATCAGAATTTGATTGAAATTTACCAAATTTGACAAATTTTGGTCAAAAGATAAATTTAGCCCCAGGCCAAGTTGGTCGAAATCTGGTTTTTTCGGCTGTGAACCAAGGAGAAGAAGTGGTGCTTGAACATGAAACAGATGGGAATGAGTTGATTGGTGGGCCACTCTTACCTTCTacttccttcgttcctaaatataagtttttttaaaggtttcactagtggactatatacgaatgtatatagacatactttagagtgtatattcattcattttgcttcgtatgtagacccctaataaaatcttttaaaagacttatatttaaaaacggagggagtagttcctaATCGAACAGAGTAGGCCAACTTTTGCCCCCAGAATAACTGTCTAGGACAGTCGACCTACTTAACATGAAAATACAACATAACAAACCATCAAACCACCAGGGACGCTTGAAATGCAAGAATAGAAGGCAAAAATTGACAAATATGTGCGAGGGCTGGGAAGTCGCCGCCTGTACTattgtaaataaataaatatttctTAACTATGAAATACTCCTTTCGTTCTGAAATAAGTGACACAAAAGTGATTCAAGTTTGTATTAATTTTAGTATAAACTTGAATCACttttaaattatttattttgGAACAAAAGGAATATTAATTAGTAGACGCTGCTGCAACTTGACATGAACATCATGCACGTCACTAATCAGATCATTCACGCGCTATCTCTTCAAATGTGATATCATTATACTGACCTGCAGCTTATGTTAGATTGAATATTGTTACAGCTTACcctgcaaaaaagaaaagaatattGTTATAGCTTGTCCTCCAAGCCTGCAATACATACCATGCCATACTGATGACGCACATAATGATGTCAAATGCTTCTGGAGCAAAAGGTCAAACCTCTCCTAAAAAAAGGTCAAACCTCTCATGTTCTACTTAAGCTGAAAAGCGGAGGAATCTCAGAATAAATAGAAAGGtttgaggaggaggatgagtttGTCCTTTTTAGGTTAGGTGAGGATAAACATCTTCAAGAGTCTTTGTATATATGCATTTACTTGTTATTTTACAAATTTTGATCAAAAAACCTTCTCCAACAACCTTTTTATAAGTGGTTCTCATCAAAAAAATTTACAAAGCTTGTTATATTTGCATCCACACTTTTCATATTTGCCAAGCCAAATGCCATTTTATAAATTTTTAACAAGCCTCACTTTgtctgaatgagaggtgggtccgTGTACTAGTGTGTGTTGTGCATGCGTTCTCTGTGTGTGCGCGTGTGTACGTGTTTTTTTGTGTATGTGTACGCGTATGTGCTgcatgtgtgcgtgtgtgttcTGCATGTGTGTAAGTGTACGTGTGTGTGCATGGGTGTAAGTGTACgcgtg encodes:
- the LOC123435299 gene encoding probable glutathione S-transferase GSTU6, whose protein sequence is MAGAADDVKLLGMWASPYVLRVRLALSIKGIRYEYAEEDLRHKSELLLRSNPVHNKVPVLIHGGKPVCESLVILQYIDEAFGGAGPALLPADPHERAVARFWAAFIEDTLVKAMNQASWSKTEGEKVEGNKQATAALRTLEVALRDVSMGKPFFGGDSAGYVDIVLGGLLAGVRAMEAILGVKAFEPETMPLLAAWADNFGALDAVAAVMPDVGRLVELFVMMHAQIATEAATTN